The following are encoded in a window of Rubellicoccus peritrichatus genomic DNA:
- the fdhD gene encoding formate dehydrogenase accessory sulfurtransferase FdhD, whose amino-acid sequence MPRIITIEPRTSKFVENKRRPSIKVVKQRVVGEAVLPPEEDLLAIEDPLEISLVYDQSGESIEKVLTLTMRTPGNDSEMITGFLYGEGIIQQASDIESIRFEDPVGEEPPTRAKVTLQPEIKFKPNDFERHFAVNSSCGVCGKTSLGKLALPESLKFDDKVEIKASLIHELPSLMNAAQPTFQKTGGLHAASLFTSEGKLLGSREDIGRHNALDKVVGMQLLDKSMAQDDNILCVSGRMSYEILQKAIMARIRIIAGVGAPSSLAVTLANDFHVTLLGFVRQGSYNIYSQPERIINAPALA is encoded by the coding sequence ATGCCCCGTATCATAACAATAGAGCCAAGAACCTCAAAATTTGTGGAAAATAAACGACGGCCTTCAATCAAAGTCGTGAAGCAGCGTGTGGTTGGCGAAGCGGTATTACCGCCGGAGGAGGACCTTTTGGCGATTGAGGATCCGCTTGAAATCAGTCTTGTCTATGATCAGTCAGGTGAAAGTATTGAAAAGGTATTAACACTCACGATGCGGACGCCGGGCAATGACTCGGAAATGATCACTGGCTTCCTCTACGGCGAAGGCATTATTCAGCAAGCCAGTGATATCGAGTCGATCCGTTTCGAAGATCCTGTCGGGGAAGAACCACCCACGCGGGCAAAAGTCACCTTACAGCCTGAAATTAAGTTCAAACCAAATGACTTTGAGCGTCACTTTGCGGTCAATTCAAGCTGTGGTGTCTGTGGAAAAACGTCGTTGGGCAAGCTAGCCCTACCGGAGTCCCTCAAGTTTGATGACAAGGTAGAAATCAAGGCCAGTTTGATCCATGAACTTCCGTCGTTAATGAACGCGGCCCAACCAACTTTTCAAAAAACCGGCGGACTGCACGCAGCATCACTTTTCACTTCAGAGGGAAAACTCCTGGGCTCCCGGGAAGACATCGGCCGACATAACGCTTTGGACAAAGTCGTCGGCATGCAACTACTCGATAAGAGTATGGCTCAAGACGACAACATACTTTGCGTAAGTGGACGAATGAGCTACGAAATCCTGCAAAAGGCAATCATGGCGCGCATCCGAATCATCGCTGGTGTTGGCGCTCCGTCCAGCCTTGCCGTCACCTTGGCCAATGACTTCCACGTCACTCTCCTTGGATTCGTTCGGCAAGGTTCTTACAATATTTATAGCCAACCGGAACGCATCATAAACGCCCCAGCACTTGCCTAA
- a CDS encoding FdhF/YdeP family oxidoreductase: MKANKTEDSLPDAEPPRKLEHLERGEPKNKAVGSAAVISSLKHINDQAGPVRGTKALLKMNQKGGFDCPSCAWPDPDDERSKFEFCENGAKAVATETTKKRIGPDFFSKYSVAELAEQSDFWLNDAGRLTQPMLLDRDSTHYKPVSWEDAFSVIAEELQAADNPDEAIFYTSGRASNEAAFLYQLFVRQYGTNNLPDCSNMCHESSGAALNQTIGIGKGTVTLEDIEKTDCILIMGQNPGTNHPRMLTSLEQTVQNGGKIISINPLLETGVKAFAHPQKVSGMMGKATPLASLHLPVKINGDLAFLKGMLKCVLEAEARKPGSVVDQHFIDTYAQGYEAFREALDQVTWDSIVEQSGLNEADIRKAADVFINAKEAITCWAMGLTQHHNAVETIRELVNLHLITGKIGRPRSGVCPVRGHSNVQGDRTMGIWEKMPEMFHERLDKEFRFTSPRDHGYDTIDAIQAMHAERGRVFIGLGGNFLSASPDTHYTAEAMRRCKLTAHISTKLNRGHLVTGERGLILPCLGRSEIDQQKSGEQFVTVENSMGVVQQSQGRLEPASSDLLSEVAIVCRMAEQALGAKSEVPWSGFEDNYDLIRDRIERVIPGFENYNQKARQPGGFYLPNGVKERKFNTASGKAEITVNPLDPIALESGQLLLQTFRSHDQFNTTIYGNNDRYRGIKNERRVIFMNSEDMKERGLKAEQPVDITSHFEGETRTAELFLVIPYETPRGCAAAYYPEANVLVPIKAKAKVSHTPISKSVIVTVKPHIA, translated from the coding sequence ATGAAAGCAAATAAAACAGAAGACTCTCTTCCCGATGCCGAACCACCACGCAAGCTTGAGCACTTGGAACGCGGTGAACCGAAGAACAAGGCGGTTGGTTCTGCCGCAGTTATTTCATCGCTGAAACATATCAACGATCAGGCTGGTCCCGTCCGCGGCACGAAGGCTTTATTGAAAATGAATCAAAAGGGTGGCTTTGATTGTCCAAGCTGCGCATGGCCCGATCCAGATGACGAACGTTCGAAATTTGAGTTTTGTGAAAATGGTGCCAAAGCCGTTGCAACTGAGACGACAAAGAAACGTATCGGGCCTGATTTCTTTTCAAAATACTCTGTTGCCGAGTTGGCTGAGCAATCGGACTTTTGGTTAAACGACGCCGGTCGGCTGACGCAACCCATGTTGCTCGACCGTGATTCCACACATTACAAACCAGTATCATGGGAAGATGCATTCTCTGTTATTGCCGAAGAGTTACAGGCTGCGGATAATCCGGACGAAGCTATCTTTTACACATCGGGCCGCGCTAGCAACGAAGCTGCATTTCTCTATCAGCTTTTCGTCCGCCAGTATGGTACGAACAATCTTCCCGATTGTTCAAATATGTGTCATGAATCCAGTGGTGCAGCACTCAATCAAACCATAGGCATAGGAAAAGGAACAGTCACGCTGGAAGACATCGAGAAGACCGACTGTATCCTCATTATGGGACAGAATCCCGGCACGAACCATCCTCGAATGCTAACCTCTCTGGAGCAAACCGTCCAGAACGGCGGCAAAATCATCTCAATCAATCCGTTGCTGGAAACGGGCGTAAAGGCCTTCGCTCACCCACAGAAAGTTTCCGGAATGATGGGCAAAGCCACTCCCCTCGCCTCACTACATTTACCGGTCAAGATAAACGGAGACCTCGCCTTCCTCAAAGGCATGCTGAAGTGTGTACTTGAAGCCGAAGCCAGGAAGCCCGGAAGCGTCGTCGACCAACACTTCATCGACACTTATGCGCAAGGCTATGAAGCCTTTCGCGAAGCACTTGATCAAGTCACCTGGGATTCTATTGTTGAACAATCCGGCTTAAATGAAGCTGATATACGCAAGGCAGCTGACGTTTTCATAAACGCCAAGGAAGCGATCACTTGCTGGGCCATGGGCCTGACCCAGCACCATAATGCCGTCGAGACAATCAGGGAGCTGGTCAACTTACATCTTATCACAGGGAAAATTGGCAGACCCCGCAGTGGCGTTTGTCCGGTTCGTGGACATAGTAATGTCCAGGGTGACCGAACGATGGGTATATGGGAAAAGATGCCCGAAATGTTTCATGAGAGGCTCGACAAAGAGTTCCGTTTCACTTCACCGCGAGATCATGGCTATGATACGATTGATGCCATCCAGGCAATGCATGCCGAACGCGGACGTGTTTTTATTGGATTAGGAGGCAACTTCCTTTCAGCCTCTCCTGACACACACTACACCGCCGAAGCGATGCGACGTTGCAAACTGACCGCGCACATTTCCACAAAATTGAATCGTGGCCATCTCGTTACCGGTGAACGTGGTTTAATTCTACCCTGCCTAGGACGCAGCGAAATAGACCAACAAAAAAGCGGCGAACAATTTGTCACGGTAGAGAACTCAATGGGCGTGGTCCAACAATCTCAGGGTAGGCTGGAACCGGCATCATCGGATTTACTGAGTGAGGTTGCGATTGTCTGCCGAATGGCCGAGCAAGCGCTTGGTGCTAAATCTGAAGTCCCCTGGTCTGGCTTTGAAGACAACTACGATTTGATTCGTGATCGTATCGAGCGAGTTATTCCCGGATTCGAAAACTACAACCAGAAGGCACGGCAGCCTGGCGGTTTTTACCTGCCAAACGGCGTCAAAGAGCGAAAGTTCAATACCGCTAGCGGCAAGGCTGAGATCACCGTCAACCCACTAGACCCAATTGCATTGGAGTCCGGCCAACTTCTGTTGCAAACCTTCCGCAGTCATGACCAGTTTAACACGACGATCTACGGAAACAATGATCGCTACCGAGGCATCAAAAATGAACGCCGCGTCATCTTCATGAATTCTGAAGACATGAAAGAGCGTGGTCTAAAAGCCGAACAGCCAGTCGATATCACCAGCCACTTTGAAGGCGAAACACGCACGGCAGAACTATTCCTTGTCATTCCCTATGAAACACCTCGTGGATGCGCAGCTGCTTACTACCCTGAAGCCAATGTCCTGGTGCCAATCAAAGCGAAAGCAAAAGTAAGCCATACACCGATTTCAAAGTCAGTTATAGTAACCGTGAAGCCACACATTGCCTAA
- a CDS encoding IclR family transcriptional regulator: MSESKYSAPALEKGLDILEFLAAQPVEQSQADIAQALGRTQSEIYRMLSCLEARGYVIKGESSGCYRLSLRVFELGHQQSTTSLLRRAARLPMDTLAEEIGQACHLSVEHGASLLILLESMPRRRICLAVGEGTILPLLQTASGKVLLSRMDDEEIERILGLDEDYASRSEKWKKMLAQSIADARRDGYVVTESELTVGAQDVSVPIGVAGTDTSATLAISSLQSNTSRKAWDKTVKAVRRCAAEINSNLGIAST, translated from the coding sequence ATGAGTGAATCGAAATACAGTGCACCGGCTCTGGAGAAAGGGTTGGATATACTTGAGTTTCTGGCAGCACAACCAGTTGAGCAATCGCAGGCGGATATTGCCCAGGCGCTTGGGCGAACGCAGAGTGAAATCTATCGTATGCTGTCCTGCCTTGAGGCTCGAGGTTATGTCATTAAGGGCGAGTCCTCTGGGTGTTATCGATTGAGTCTCCGTGTCTTTGAACTCGGACATCAGCAGAGTACGACGTCATTATTACGAAGAGCAGCACGATTACCGATGGATACGCTGGCGGAAGAAATCGGGCAGGCTTGCCATTTGAGTGTCGAGCATGGCGCATCGCTTCTCATTCTTTTGGAGTCTATGCCAAGGCGTCGTATTTGTTTGGCTGTAGGCGAGGGGACAATCCTGCCGCTTTTGCAAACCGCTTCAGGCAAGGTGCTTCTGAGTCGAATGGATGACGAAGAAATCGAGCGCATACTGGGCCTGGATGAAGACTATGCCAGCCGATCTGAGAAATGGAAAAAAATGTTGGCCCAATCGATCGCTGATGCGCGACGCGATGGTTATGTGGTGACCGAAAGTGAACTGACGGTCGGAGCCCAGGATGTTTCCGTACCGATTGGAGTTGCGGGAACAGATACTTCTGCAACCCTCGCGATTAGTTCGCTTCAAAGTAACACAAGCCGTAAGGCCTGGGACAAAACTGTCAAAGCGGTTCGGCGATGCGCTGCCGAAATAAATTCCAATCTGGGGATTGCCTCAACTTAG
- a CDS encoding HAD family hydrolase, translating into MPSSPLKPDQIFRNFSTEMVPEPTGVKPQLKKLKGIRAVIFDVYGTLFQSAAGDISLAKESTSKKKREAIVRESLEAAGFYVLDEVTPIGELFMDTIHAEQDIRRDQGMKYPEVDIVGVWEDLIGQLEAYELIRGKVTRTKLELLAIHYEARVNPVYPMPGVLDIVESVLDKGASLGIISNAQKFTPLLFDTFFDDNVGDLGFEEIACIWSYEHGTAKPGTEIYNICIDRLQALDGIAPKEVLYVGNDRRNDIWPAQEVGFNTALFAGDKRSLRLREGDEELNGVKPDVVVTELEQIAECLA; encoded by the coding sequence ATGCCTTCATCACCTTTGAAACCTGATCAGATTTTTAGGAACTTCTCAACCGAGATGGTGCCCGAGCCAACGGGGGTTAAGCCCCAACTGAAGAAGCTTAAAGGCATTCGGGCTGTGATTTTCGATGTCTATGGAACGCTTTTTCAAAGTGCTGCTGGTGACATTTCTTTAGCGAAGGAGAGTACATCGAAGAAGAAACGCGAAGCGATTGTCCGCGAGAGTCTTGAGGCAGCTGGTTTTTATGTTCTGGATGAAGTGACGCCGATTGGTGAGCTCTTTATGGATACGATCCATGCTGAGCAGGATATTCGGCGTGATCAGGGTATGAAGTATCCGGAAGTCGACATTGTTGGTGTTTGGGAGGACCTCATTGGTCAGCTCGAAGCTTATGAGCTCATTCGTGGCAAGGTAACGCGTACAAAGCTTGAGCTCCTAGCCATTCATTACGAAGCACGCGTTAATCCGGTTTACCCGATGCCTGGCGTCCTTGATATCGTCGAGAGTGTATTGGATAAAGGTGCATCATTAGGGATTATTTCCAATGCCCAGAAATTTACGCCACTGCTTTTTGACACCTTCTTTGACGATAATGTTGGAGACCTGGGGTTTGAGGAGATTGCTTGTATATGGTCTTATGAGCATGGAACAGCTAAGCCTGGAACTGAGATCTACAACATTTGTATTGATCGGTTGCAGGCTTTGGACGGCATTGCTCCCAAAGAGGTCCTCTATGTTGGTAATGACCGCCGGAACGATATCTGGCCTGCTCAGGAGGTTGGTTTCAATACCGCTCTATTTGCTGGTGACAAGCGTTCACTCCGTCTTCGCGAGGGTGATGAAGAGCTCAACGGTGTAAAGCCGGACGTTGTTGTGACTGAGCTTGAGCAGATCGCCGAATGCCTTGCTTAA
- a CDS encoding metalloregulator ArsR/SmtB family transcription factor: MTASWDILKLLADQTRLRLLNLLQQEELSVAEIQEALDMGQSRISTHLGLLRGADLVIDRKQGKKSFYQLNPKLPKEGKVLIEATFSTFSADAQFKEDSENLSRILQRRRDATEQYFNQVAGRLGKHYCPGRSWEAIGHFLLHLTPRITIADLGAGEGVLSQLLAKHAEQVYCVDSAPKMVEFGLDLATKHGIENLSYKLGDIEAVPLENSSVDLAVLSQALHHANKPQRAIGEAFRILKPGGRLVVLDLKEHQFEKARELYADVWLGFGENQLYRWMKDAGFVSADVSIVAREEQEPYFETILASGIKPE; this comes from the coding sequence ATGACCGCTTCCTGGGACATTCTAAAGCTCTTAGCCGACCAGACTCGGCTAAGACTTTTGAATCTTTTACAACAGGAAGAACTGTCCGTTGCTGAAATTCAGGAAGCCCTCGACATGGGGCAATCCAGAATCTCCACGCACCTTGGCTTACTTCGAGGTGCAGACTTGGTCATCGACCGCAAGCAAGGCAAGAAGAGCTTCTATCAGCTAAATCCAAAGTTGCCCAAAGAGGGCAAGGTGCTGATCGAAGCAACTTTTTCCACTTTTTCAGCCGATGCTCAATTCAAGGAAGATTCTGAAAATCTTTCAAGAATCCTGCAGCGAAGGCGCGACGCCACCGAACAGTATTTCAATCAAGTCGCAGGAAGGCTTGGTAAGCATTACTGTCCAGGGCGTTCATGGGAGGCAATTGGACATTTCCTCCTCCACCTGACTCCACGCATAACCATTGCAGATCTTGGAGCTGGGGAAGGTGTCCTCTCTCAGTTACTTGCGAAACATGCAGAGCAAGTCTACTGTGTCGATAGTGCTCCTAAAATGGTCGAATTCGGACTGGATCTCGCCACCAAGCATGGGATTGAAAATCTTTCCTACAAACTTGGGGATATTGAAGCAGTTCCCTTGGAAAACTCCTCTGTTGATTTGGCAGTACTTAGCCAGGCATTGCATCATGCCAATAAGCCGCAACGTGCAATCGGAGAAGCATTTCGGATTCTAAAACCAGGCGGCAGACTTGTCGTTCTAGATCTTAAAGAGCATCAATTTGAAAAAGCTCGTGAGCTTTATGCAGATGTCTGGCTTGGATTTGGAGAAAACCAGCTTTACCGCTGGATGAAAGATGCAGGTTTTGTATCTGCCGATGTATCAATCGTTGCCCGTGAGGAGCAGGAGCCGTATTTCGAAACGATTCTGGCAAGCGGCATCAAACCAGAGTAG
- a CDS encoding RsmB/NOP family class I SAM-dependent RNA methyltransferase, producing the protein MSKNQNNLTAGWELAARLCGEYPKALGKAEALLDRYVNKISIAERKRCQFLFLGAIRHWLLIDHTINSLVTRQPKPRLRGMLTAALADLLQTNEEKVPQVVDFWVGKTREKLSRGEGGLVNAVLRRARDVWSEIEQSGNRALLNSHPGWLVEKWLSNYGLQNTELLLNWDQQPAEVFLRIRDASLIEIPGCSKTEWPGFIRYESKGIWQDVQKLLNEGKVYVQDPSTRIPPSLLEVQPGQRVLDLCSAPGGKALILAEALKDDEAGELVCVDLPGPRITQLDENLRKLSSDSGPTIQLLQANALEIDSEEMGPFDAVLLDAPCTNTGVLRRRPDAKLRLEPKSVTEMSDLQFRLLTNASSFVRAGGKLVHSTCSIEPEENEQLVERFLAANSDFELLRSVVSLPWECHHDGGGAFLMKRKMY; encoded by the coding sequence GTGAGTAAAAACCAAAACAACCTGACCGCCGGCTGGGAGCTGGCAGCAAGATTGTGCGGAGAATATCCAAAAGCTTTAGGGAAGGCCGAGGCTTTGCTTGACCGTTATGTTAATAAAATAAGCATAGCCGAGAGGAAGCGTTGTCAATTCTTGTTTTTAGGTGCAATTCGACATTGGCTACTGATCGACCACACGATCAATTCGCTGGTTACCCGTCAGCCTAAGCCCCGTCTACGTGGGATGTTGACAGCGGCATTAGCGGACCTACTTCAGACAAATGAGGAAAAAGTTCCTCAGGTTGTGGATTTTTGGGTTGGAAAAACCCGTGAGAAACTGAGTCGCGGTGAGGGAGGTTTGGTGAACGCAGTCTTACGCCGTGCCCGCGATGTTTGGTCTGAGATTGAGCAATCCGGTAACCGAGCCCTGCTTAATAGTCACCCTGGGTGGCTTGTTGAGAAATGGCTATCAAATTATGGCCTGCAGAATACTGAGCTTTTGCTGAATTGGGATCAGCAGCCGGCTGAAGTTTTTTTGAGAATCAGAGACGCCTCACTAATAGAAATTCCTGGCTGTTCCAAAACCGAATGGCCTGGCTTTATACGCTATGAGAGCAAGGGGATCTGGCAGGATGTTCAGAAGCTATTGAATGAGGGCAAAGTCTATGTTCAGGATCCAAGTACACGAATTCCTCCATCTCTACTCGAAGTGCAGCCTGGCCAGCGTGTCCTTGACCTCTGTTCTGCGCCAGGAGGGAAAGCACTGATATTGGCTGAGGCTCTGAAGGATGATGAGGCTGGTGAGCTTGTTTGTGTCGATTTGCCCGGGCCGAGAATTACGCAGCTTGACGAGAATCTTCGCAAGTTGTCATCGGATAGCGGCCCTACAATTCAACTATTACAGGCCAATGCGCTCGAGATCGATTCGGAAGAAATGGGTCCATTTGATGCAGTCTTATTGGATGCTCCCTGCACGAATACAGGTGTCTTGCGACGTCGGCCTGACGCGAAACTGAGATTGGAGCCAAAATCAGTCACAGAAATGTCTGATTTACAATTTCGACTTCTGACGAATGCCTCCAGTTTTGTCAGGGCTGGTGGCAAACTTGTTCATAGCACTTGTAGTATAGAACCTGAAGAAAATGAGCAATTGGTTGAACGCTTTTTAGCTGCCAATTCCGATTTCGAACTTCTTCGGTCTGTTGTTTCTTTACCTTGGGAATGTCATCACGATGGTGGTGGGGCTTTCCTGATGAAGCGTAAAATGTATTAA
- a CDS encoding enolase C-terminal domain-like protein, which yields MISNISTSDQRFPLAEGEGIDAIHQNPVYSYSVTQLEDDSGITGTGLAFTLGGGNDLVCQVAQRFAERFKGCEIEEIMSDFGTHFHALAEDPQMRWLGPHKGVVHLALASVTNACFDLWAKKRGLPLWKLLLELTPEQFVATLDLTYLEDVLTRDEAIALLQDQHSTRSQREAVIKDGYPGYDTSVGWFNYSDELVRENCKKAIAEGFSAMKLKVGSADPDRDIRRANIVREVAGPDAKVMVDANQQWNLPDAIKICNRLRDMNPFWIEEPTHPDDILGHRTLADEIKPLKLAAGEHMPNRIIFKNYLQSGSLGFVQVDAVRVGGVSEFLAISLMAKKYGLPVVPHVGDMGQIHQHLVIANHIAMGHEALFLEHIPHLRQHFTQPAVVEQGVYRTPMEPGSSSDLIGLA from the coding sequence ATGATTAGCAACATATCCACCAGCGACCAACGTTTTCCTCTCGCCGAAGGCGAAGGCATCGACGCCATTCACCAGAACCCGGTTTACTCTTACTCGGTAACACAACTTGAGGACGATAGTGGCATCACTGGCACAGGACTGGCTTTCACACTCGGAGGTGGAAACGACCTTGTCTGCCAGGTGGCGCAGCGATTTGCTGAACGTTTCAAGGGCTGCGAGATCGAGGAGATCATGAGCGATTTCGGAACGCATTTCCACGCACTCGCCGAAGATCCACAGATGCGTTGGCTTGGGCCGCACAAAGGCGTAGTGCATCTTGCCCTGGCGTCCGTCACTAATGCCTGCTTCGACCTCTGGGCGAAAAAACGCGGTCTTCCACTTTGGAAACTTTTGCTGGAACTTACTCCTGAACAATTCGTCGCGACGCTAGATCTGACTTACCTTGAAGATGTGCTAACCCGCGATGAAGCGATTGCACTACTGCAAGATCAGCATTCAACCCGCAGTCAACGCGAAGCGGTCATCAAAGACGGTTATCCCGGATACGACACCTCAGTTGGCTGGTTCAATTACTCCGACGAATTAGTCCGCGAAAACTGCAAGAAAGCAATCGCCGAAGGTTTCTCAGCGATGAAGCTTAAAGTCGGTTCCGCTGATCCAGATCGTGACATCCGTCGCGCCAACATCGTCCGCGAAGTAGCCGGTCCTGATGCCAAAGTCATGGTCGATGCGAACCAGCAATGGAACCTCCCGGATGCAATAAAGATATGTAATCGCCTTCGGGACATGAATCCCTTCTGGATTGAGGAACCAACTCATCCCGATGATATCCTTGGTCATCGCACACTAGCTGATGAGATAAAACCACTCAAGCTCGCAGCGGGTGAGCATATGCCCAACCGAATCATCTTCAAAAACTATCTGCAATCCGGTTCACTTGGCTTTGTCCAAGTCGACGCCGTTCGTGTTGGAGGAGTCAGCGAGTTTCTAGCCATCAGTCTGATGGCTAAAAAATACGGACTTCCAGTGGTTCCTCACGTCGGCGACATGGGGCAAATCCATCAACACCTAGTTATTGCAAACCACATCGCAATGGGCCACGAAGCCTTATTCCTCGAACATATTCCGCACCTCCGCCAGCACTTCACCCAACCTGCAGTCGTCGAGCAAGGAGTCTATCGCACTCCGATGGAACCAGGCAGTAGCTCAGACTTGATTGGCTTAGCATAG
- a CDS encoding GreA/GreB family elongation factor yields MKPEAIDLLIEQKPQLKRARGKLEAMQPGAYCMHRAWGFGKIQSYDEADNKLVIDFEEDKPGHRMDPAFCVDKLEILPEGNILVRRRTHPEEIEEMIKKRQGDLVAEVLATMKDQTASPTELENLLGRLLGPTKFKKWWTNTKKILVKDPRIATPSKKTDPYVLREEELKPEQEILEDFYVLKQPKKKILLAEKLYQISDNVKEIEEDLPNIFDHLTEAIKDARGLNQAERLHGVWVRNDLARHLSEDPETIEPTSKSLILETEDTSELASNIPSAYQKRFLDLMSRVYPEDWKEVLLDILKNSSGKLTNETVNFMNERECEDLVAESFHKWLAEQSMKGPVIHWVVKNRNSRKYAKIVEGMIGPKLLAAMFYAIDYEALQNATVRRIQLADALMDDQELIHDLLEHASEEEARDLAQSLLLNQGFEDLTKKSLMARFIKLFPRIQSLLSGDEEEKTDELIVSQESLDLRKKEYEDLINKKIPENKEAIQIAREHGDLKENSEYKMARQDQDTLLARKAQLEAEVGRARVTDFSEAGNDVVGIGSIVEVLQKGASAQTFAILGAWDSAPERNILSYKTPLGQALLGHGAGETVQTEIDGNHEDWEIKTISRWLDSGQSL; encoded by the coding sequence ATGAAGCCAGAAGCAATAGATTTGCTCATTGAACAGAAACCTCAGCTGAAGCGGGCTCGTGGAAAGCTGGAAGCAATGCAGCCAGGTGCCTACTGCATGCACCGCGCATGGGGATTTGGAAAGATCCAAAGCTACGACGAAGCCGATAACAAGCTCGTCATTGACTTTGAAGAAGACAAGCCGGGTCACCGCATGGATCCTGCATTTTGCGTCGACAAACTGGAGATCTTACCAGAGGGCAATATTCTAGTTCGCCGCCGGACACATCCTGAAGAGATCGAAGAGATGATCAAGAAGCGCCAAGGCGACTTAGTCGCAGAAGTATTGGCGACAATGAAAGACCAGACAGCGAGCCCAACCGAACTCGAAAACCTGCTCGGTCGCCTGCTTGGACCAACTAAATTTAAGAAATGGTGGACCAATACGAAAAAGATTCTGGTCAAGGACCCACGTATCGCCACACCATCGAAAAAAACCGACCCTTACGTCCTCCGCGAAGAAGAGTTGAAGCCAGAGCAGGAAATCCTCGAAGATTTCTATGTCCTCAAGCAGCCAAAGAAGAAAATCTTACTCGCAGAAAAACTCTACCAAATCTCTGACAATGTAAAAGAGATCGAAGAAGACCTCCCCAATATCTTTGATCACCTGACTGAGGCCATTAAAGACGCACGTGGTTTGAACCAAGCTGAGCGGCTCCATGGCGTTTGGGTTCGCAATGACCTTGCTCGTCACCTCAGCGAAGACCCTGAGACAATCGAGCCCACCTCGAAATCGCTTATTCTGGAAACGGAAGACACCAGCGAACTGGCCAGTAACATCCCATCAGCCTATCAAAAGCGTTTCCTTGACCTGATGTCCCGTGTTTATCCAGAAGACTGGAAAGAAGTCTTATTGGATATCCTGAAGAACAGCTCAGGTAAGTTGACTAATGAAACTGTCAACTTCATGAATGAACGCGAATGTGAGGATCTCGTAGCCGAGAGCTTCCACAAGTGGCTCGCAGAACAGAGCATGAAGGGACCAGTCATTCACTGGGTTGTAAAGAACCGTAATTCCCGCAAATACGCAAAAATTGTCGAAGGCATGATCGGGCCAAAGCTGCTCGCAGCAATGTTCTATGCGATCGACTATGAGGCACTTCAAAACGCAACGGTACGCCGTATCCAGCTAGCGGATGCATTGATGGACGATCAGGAGCTCATTCACGACCTTCTGGAACATGCCAGCGAAGAAGAAGCCCGTGACCTTGCTCAAAGTCTCCTCCTGAACCAAGGCTTTGAAGATCTGACGAAAAAGTCACTGATGGCGCGCTTCATTAAGCTTTTCCCTCGTATTCAGTCCCTTCTTTCAGGCGACGAGGAAGAAAAGACAGACGAGCTTATCGTATCTCAGGAAAGTCTCGATCTCCGCAAGAAGGAGTACGAAGACCTTATCAACAAGAAGATTCCAGAGAACAAAGAAGCAATCCAAATTGCACGCGAGCACGGGGACCTCAAAGAGAACTCCGAATACAAGATGGCACGTCAAGACCAGGACACGCTACTCGCCCGCAAAGCGCAACTCGAAGCCGAAGTTGGACGCGCTCGTGTTACGGACTTCTCCGAAGCTGGCAACGATGTGGTTGGTATTGGATCAATTGTGGAGGTCTTGCAAAAAGGCGCATCTGCCCAGACCTTTGCAATTCTTGGTGCTTGGGATAGTGCTCCGGAACGCAATATTCTTTCTTACAAAACGCCTCTTGGCCAGGCTCTCCTCGGCCATGGAGCTGGCGAAACAGTCCAGACAGAAATCGACGGCAACCACGAAGACTGGGAAATCAAAACTATTTCGCGCTGGCTGGATTCCGGTCAAAGCTTGTAA